One genomic region from Saprospiraceae bacterium encodes:
- a CDS encoding arginine deiminase: MRTIKNLGVDSEIGTLQKVILHYPDAGILRVSPKKSADLLFDDIVYLPAMQAEHKVFADILRKLIGKENVLETQILLQESLGVNELHREKLIQSLVDYEELPKSIGANLGAKSDQDLAESLITGYDASDERVLFDPIPNFLFTRDICVALNEHFLITKAAKQARTRENYLTRFILYNHPLFSIPRQSGKIIDLSVLDTFPPSKKGEPVSMEGGDVMILNKDYVLIGISERTNLHAFHSLKSYLFDHEVVSNVVMFNIPSDRSFMHIDTIITQIDVHRFVGYKPIIQDGFSSYVEVHRHTGETQYYVTLKEFLWNEISTEIEIVWAGGGETPSQEREQWTDGCNLLAVAPGVAITYDRNPVTASALQQVGYHILPAREFLDYSTAEADNLKQTIITIPSAELSRARGGPHCLSCPIQRAS, encoded by the coding sequence ATGCGTACTATAAAAAATCTAGGAGTTGACTCTGAAATAGGTACTTTACAAAAAGTCATTCTCCACTATCCTGATGCCGGCATCTTAAGAGTATCACCAAAAAAATCTGCGGATCTGCTGTTTGATGATATCGTATACTTGCCGGCTATGCAGGCAGAGCATAAAGTTTTCGCAGATATCTTAAGAAAACTGATTGGGAAAGAAAATGTTTTGGAAACGCAAATATTGCTTCAGGAATCTCTGGGAGTAAATGAACTACACCGTGAAAAATTAATTCAAAGCCTGGTAGATTATGAGGAATTACCCAAATCTATTGGCGCCAACCTGGGTGCTAAATCTGATCAAGATTTGGCGGAAAGTCTGATCACCGGGTATGATGCATCAGACGAAAGGGTTTTATTTGATCCGATCCCCAATTTTTTGTTTACACGTGACATTTGTGTTGCCCTAAACGAGCATTTTCTTATTACCAAGGCTGCTAAGCAGGCACGTACAAGAGAAAATTACCTGACCCGTTTTATACTGTACAATCATCCGCTCTTTTCAATTCCCAGGCAAAGCGGTAAAATCATAGATCTGAGTGTCCTGGACACTTTCCCTCCTTCTAAAAAAGGCGAACCCGTATCCATGGAGGGAGGTGATGTCATGATATTAAACAAAGACTATGTGTTGATCGGTATCAGTGAAAGAACCAATCTGCATGCTTTTCATTCTTTAAAATCCTATCTGTTTGACCACGAAGTCGTATCCAATGTGGTGATGTTCAACATCCCGTCAGACAGGTCATTTATGCATATTGACACCATCATCACGCAGATAGATGTTCATCGGTTTGTAGGCTATAAACCCATCATTCAGGACGGATTCAGCTCCTATGTGGAAGTGCATAGACATACCGGAGAAACCCAGTACTATGTTACCCTCAAAGAATTTTTATGGAATGAGATCAGCACAGAGATAGAAATTGTCTGGGCCGGCGGCGGGGAGACTCCTTCCCAGGAGCGCGAGCAATGGACTGATGGCTGCAATTTATTAGCTGTAGCTCCTGGTGTAGCCATCACCTATGACCGCAATCCCGTGACAGCATCGGCCTTACAACAGGTAGGCTACCATATCTTGCCAGCCAGGGAATTTTTAGATTATTCTACGGCTGAAGCTGATAATCTAAAGCAGACCATCATCACCATACCCAGTGCAGAGCTATCCAGAGCCCGCGGAGGACCGCATTGTTTGTCCTGTCCTATTCAAAGAGCATCCTGA
- a CDS encoding YihY/virulence factor BrkB family protein: protein MQSKHPLQDSLEKLLGKEKVNNAIQWAQKTSLPGFARIPLYDILVFLYNESRREKIIHKVNSLAFSFLLALFPFFLFLFTLIPILPIKGVKSVFLKEIEPFIPDAVRPFLFKTIDDVVSIPHNGLLSISFIMALYFSTNAMQAMMLGFEKSYDETFKRRNFWQKRLDALKLVFLVAILVLTSVAIIIFGNEIWGSLVSYFTSKKWVITNPVYGEENNWVIQFLFLEKYSAFVIGIFKWLIVVLLFQGIFATIFRYGPSMKKRLRFFSPGTTLATASSIIISLIFSTLINNFGSFHLIYGPIGALIIILLYIQLNCFVIVACFELNASIAVNRDIKKVMTD from the coding sequence ATGCAATCGAAACACCCACTGCAAGATAGTTTAGAAAAACTTCTGGGAAAGGAAAAGGTAAACAATGCCATTCAATGGGCTCAAAAGACCTCCTTGCCAGGATTTGCAAGGATACCTTTGTATGATATTTTGGTTTTTTTGTATAACGAATCCCGCAGAGAAAAAATAATCCATAAAGTCAATTCGCTGGCATTTTCATTTTTACTCGCCCTTTTTCCATTTTTTTTATTCCTTTTTACACTCATCCCCATCTTACCCATCAAGGGTGTCAAAAGCGTATTTTTAAAAGAAATAGAACCCTTTATTCCTGACGCGGTCAGGCCTTTTTTATTTAAGACTATTGATGATGTAGTATCGATTCCTCATAATGGACTCCTATCCATTTCCTTTATAATGGCGCTGTATTTTTCTACGAACGCTATGCAGGCCATGATGCTGGGGTTTGAAAAATCGTATGACGAGACCTTTAAGAGAAGAAATTTTTGGCAAAAAAGACTTGATGCCCTAAAATTGGTTTTTCTGGTTGCCATCCTGGTGTTGACTTCTGTCGCTATCATCATCTTTGGAAATGAAATCTGGGGCAGCCTGGTCTCTTATTTTACCAGCAAAAAATGGGTCATCACTAATCCGGTCTACGGGGAAGAAAACAATTGGGTCATCCAATTTTTGTTTTTAGAAAAATATTCGGCCTTTGTGATTGGTATTTTCAAGTGGTTGATTGTGGTGCTTTTGTTTCAAGGCATATTTGCCACCATTTTCAGGTATGGGCCTTCCATGAAGAAAAGGCTCCGATTTTTCTCACCAGGTACTACTTTGGCTACAGCCAGTTCGATTATCATATCCCTAATATTTTCTACTTTGATCAATAATTTTGGTTCCTTCCACCTGATTTACGGGCCGATAGGCGCATTGATCATTATTTTGCTCTACATTCAATTAAATTGTTTTGTAATCGTAGCTTGCTTTGAACTCAATGCCAGTATAGCAGTCAACCGGGACATAAAAAAGGTAATGACTGATTAA
- a CDS encoding ABC transporter ATP-binding protein produces the protein MFEVQDTDLPNLIELKNISQSYDGGKNFIIKDLNLLIEDKPAQGQMVILLGMSGCGKSTLLRYIAGLQQPTQGEVHLHGKPRTEADHVGMVFQQYSSFPWMTVLENVAIGLEFKGVPENERKDQAMAMIELVGLAGHENKFAQYPTLSGGQLQRVAIARSLLANAEILLMDEPFGALDIKTRIQMQDLLLELWNKFSSTILFVTHDIREAVYLGDDIYFMKYAPSRIVEHIKVDLPFHRNQDTRRLSRYNELIYEVEDAMFKIAAL, from the coding sequence ATGTTTGAGGTGCAGGATACAGACTTACCTAACCTGATTGAGCTTAAAAATATAAGCCAATCATATGATGGGGGTAAAAATTTTATTATCAAGGATCTCAATTTATTGATAGAAGATAAGCCGGCACAAGGTCAGATGGTGATACTTTTGGGAATGTCCGGATGTGGCAAGTCAACCCTGCTTAGATATATCGCCGGACTCCAACAGCCTACCCAGGGCGAAGTTCATTTGCATGGTAAGCCCAGGACTGAAGCCGATCACGTTGGAATGGTTTTTCAGCAATATTCGTCCTTTCCATGGATGACCGTATTAGAAAACGTTGCAATTGGTCTTGAATTTAAAGGGGTGCCTGAAAACGAAAGAAAAGATCAGGCTATGGCGATGATAGAACTTGTGGGTCTGGCCGGGCACGAGAATAAATTTGCACAATATCCTACCTTGTCCGGTGGACAATTACAACGCGTAGCAATAGCGCGCAGCTTATTGGCTAATGCTGAAATTTTATTGATGGATGAACCCTTTGGAGCTTTGGATATAAAGACCAGGATCCAAATGCAGGATCTTCTGCTTGAATTGTGGAATAAATTTAGCTCTACCATTCTTTTTGTGACTCATGATATTCGTGAAGCAGTTTACCTGGGTGACGATATATATTTCATGAAATATGCTCCTTCCAGGATCGTCGAGCATATAAAAGTCGACCTGCCTTTTCATAGAAATCAAGACACAAGACGACTGTCCAGGTACAACGAATTGATCTATGAAGTAGAAGATGCAATGTTTAAGATTGCTGCCTTGTAA
- a CDS encoding bifunctional folylpolyglutamate synthase/dihydrofolate synthase: MPQQISLAARYDQTIDFLYSRLPMFERVGPIAFKKDLTNILALCEILGQPQKKFKSIHIAGTNGKGSVSHMLSSVLIEAGYKTGLYISPHYKDYRERIRVNGHYISKKQVVSFVDQIAPHIDAIRPSFFEITVAMAFDHFANQKIDIAVVETGLGGRLDSTNILSPILSIITNISYDHQNMLGNALTDIAFEKAGIIKAGVPVLIGEYQQKVFSVFKNAAVKRNSDLKVASRLGKVMTQATTNRYVYKPLDGKYLKLDMPYHGAYQTKNILTVIQATQLLHQQGMCIISQSDLKRGLKNVDTHAPLVGRWQSLCDVPKIIADAGHNVDGIRAAINELRKIRARQIHIIFGTVKDKDVLPVLQLLPKSAQYYFVKADIPRAMDDQELYEKALGLGLKGQACGTVKKGFQKAKSLAGINDLILVTGSIFVVAEVL; encoded by the coding sequence ATGCCTCAGCAAATTTCATTGGCTGCCCGATATGATCAGACTATAGATTTTTTATATAGTCGTTTGCCGATGTTTGAAAGGGTAGGCCCCATAGCTTTTAAAAAGGACCTGACCAATATTTTGGCACTTTGTGAGATACTGGGTCAGCCACAAAAAAAATTTAAATCAATACATATCGCCGGGACCAACGGAAAGGGGAGTGTCTCTCATATGCTGAGCTCTGTCCTGATCGAAGCTGGATACAAGACAGGTCTTTATATCTCTCCACATTATAAAGATTATCGTGAAAGAATCAGAGTGAATGGCCACTATATCTCTAAAAAACAGGTGGTCAGTTTTGTAGATCAGATCGCTCCGCATATAGATGCTATCAGACCTTCATTTTTTGAAATCACAGTGGCCATGGCGTTTGACCATTTTGCTAACCAAAAGATAGATATTGCGGTGGTCGAGACCGGATTGGGAGGCAGGTTGGACAGTACCAATATCTTAAGCCCTATCTTGAGTATCATCACCAATATCAGTTACGACCATCAAAACATGTTGGGAAATGCCTTAACTGATATAGCCTTTGAAAAAGCAGGTATCATCAAGGCTGGCGTGCCTGTGTTGATCGGAGAGTACCAACAAAAGGTATTTAGTGTATTTAAAAATGCTGCTGTAAAACGAAATAGTGACTTAAAAGTAGCTTCACGGTTGGGTAAGGTGATGACTCAAGCGACTACTAATAGATATGTCTACAAGCCCCTGGATGGTAAATATCTCAAACTGGATATGCCATATCATGGGGCGTATCAAACCAAGAATATCCTCACTGTCATTCAAGCCACCCAATTATTGCACCAGCAAGGGATGTGCATTATATCACAGAGTGATTTAAAGAGGGGTTTAAAAAATGTCGATACTCATGCCCCTTTGGTTGGGCGATGGCAATCATTGTGCGATGTGCCAAAGATAATTGCTGACGCTGGTCACAACGTAGACGGGATTCGTGCTGCCATCAATGAATTGAGAAAGATAAGAGCCAGGCAGATTCACATCATATTCGGAACTGTAAAAGACAAAGATGTATTGCCTGTGTTGCAATTATTGCCAAAATCAGCCCAGTATTATTTTGTCAAAGCTGATATTCCCAGGGCAATGGATGACCAGGAATTATATGAAAAGGCACTTGGCCTTGGCTTAAAAGGTCAGGCATGCGGTACGGTCAAAAAGGGATTCCAAAAGGCAAAGTCCTTGGCAGGTATCAACGACCTGATCCTGGTGACTGGTAGCATCTTCGTAGTAGCTGAAGTATTGTAA
- a CDS encoding MotA/TolQ/ExbB proton channel family protein: protein MLSVLLFQVSNLPQVQTAVESTGTQNLWSVLLQTGYLGIANIFINLVLSVIAIYIFVDRYRSLKRASNVDENFMNNIRNSVQNGNIDAAKNLCAHTDTPIARLIEKGLQRIGKPLRDIDAAIENTGNLELFRMEKNLSILASVAGAAPMIGFFGTVTGMIQAFYNMASQQNVTPSVLAGGIYQALITTAVGLAVGIFAYIAYNLLVSNVEKVVYSMERTTVEFMDLLQEPAK, encoded by the coding sequence ATGCTTTCAGTATTATTGTTTCAAGTGTCCAATCTTCCTCAGGTACAGACTGCTGTCGAATCCACGGGTACACAAAATTTATGGTCCGTTCTATTGCAGACCGGTTATTTGGGCATTGCCAATATCTTTATCAATTTGGTCCTTTCGGTGATTGCCATTTACATATTTGTAGATCGATACCGTTCCCTTAAACGGGCATCAAATGTGGACGAAAATTTTATGAATAATATCAGGAATAGTGTACAAAATGGCAATATTGATGCGGCCAAAAATCTTTGTGCCCATACTGACACACCTATAGCAAGATTGATAGAGAAGGGACTTCAGCGAATAGGTAAGCCTTTGCGTGACATCGATGCTGCGATTGAAAATACGGGAAACCTGGAATTGTTTAGAATGGAGAAAAATCTTTCTATACTGGCTAGTGTAGCTGGAGCGGCTCCTATGATTGGATTCTTTGGTACAGTGACCGGTATGATTCAGGCGTTTTATAATATGGCCAGTCAGCAAAATGTGACCCCAAGTGTCTTAGCCGGTGGTATTTACCAGGCACTCATCACGACTGCTGTCGGTCTGGCAGTGGGCATATTTGCCTATATTGCGTACAACCTGTTGGTATCCAACGTAGAGAAAGTAGTTTATAGCATGGAGCGTACCACAGTAGAATTTATGGACTTATTACAAGAACCAGCTAAATAA
- a CDS encoding OmpA family protein, producing MATRLTGFSRFLITILILGLIAAAGYFLLNKTNLGSKIKDQAQQTSTSTPGTSSVPSGSSNSTGAFKDAIKVGVVTWGGYAGGQYFNEGFKANSRSRFVQEYGFPVDFKILDDVPVSREAWKNDEVNLLWCTIDALPTEIGGLADFDPVVVFQSDWSRGGDAIVARRGINTVNDLKGKKVAVAEMTPSHSFLLWMLEAANLKATDVDIIKQASAIDAAQVFKSGQVDAAVVWSPDDQACLKSVAGSKILQSTKSASNIIADAFIAKRSWADANRDKLRKLYEGWMKGAAEINANESNKRKAAKILAENFSGFTEDDALAAINNVRLVTHGDNVNFFGLNPTYKGVTGEQLYSRMTSIYKSLGYAEGKVPNWRIISDPLSIRNTVLTGPDNDAETEKAFTKVSEEAGKVQQAISTKRVSINFRSGEFELDENAKFIVDREMVDIAKAFANSRIRVEGNTDNVGSSQTNQILSRKRAQSVVDYLVAVHGMNRNRFVVVGNGPSKPVGSNDTEDGKAKNRRTDFELIGE from the coding sequence ATGGCGACCCGACTTACAGGTTTTTCAAGATTTTTAATCACAATTCTCATATTAGGATTGATCGCTGCGGCAGGATACTTCCTTTTGAATAAAACCAATCTTGGCTCGAAGATCAAAGATCAGGCTCAGCAAACTTCCACCAGCACACCAGGCACATCTTCCGTGCCTAGCGGAAGTTCCAATAGCACCGGAGCATTTAAAGATGCCATCAAGGTCGGAGTAGTCACCTGGGGAGGATATGCAGGTGGCCAATATTTTAACGAAGGATTTAAGGCCAATTCGCGTTCGAGATTTGTGCAGGAATATGGTTTTCCGGTTGATTTTAAAATTCTGGATGATGTGCCTGTATCCCGCGAAGCATGGAAAAATGATGAGGTCAATCTTTTATGGTGTACCATTGACGCTTTGCCTACGGAGATTGGAGGATTGGCTGATTTTGACCCGGTAGTTGTATTCCAGTCTGATTGGTCCAGAGGGGGAGATGCTATAGTAGCCCGAAGAGGAATCAATACAGTCAATGACCTGAAAGGGAAAAAAGTTGCAGTAGCTGAGATGACGCCTTCTCATTCTTTTTTATTGTGGATGTTAGAAGCTGCCAATCTCAAAGCAACCGATGTAGATATCATCAAACAAGCCTCAGCCATTGATGCTGCCCAGGTATTTAAAAGTGGACAAGTGGACGCAGCCGTAGTTTGGAGTCCGGATGATCAGGCTTGTCTTAAGTCTGTGGCAGGATCAAAAATATTACAAAGCACCAAATCGGCATCTAATATTATCGCTGATGCTTTCATTGCAAAAAGAAGCTGGGCTGATGCGAATAGGGATAAACTTAGAAAATTGTACGAAGGTTGGATGAAAGGTGCTGCTGAGATCAATGCCAATGAATCCAACAAACGAAAAGCGGCCAAAATACTTGCAGAAAACTTTAGTGGCTTTACTGAAGACGATGCACTCGCTGCGATTAATAATGTCAGACTGGTCACCCATGGAGATAATGTCAATTTTTTTGGACTCAATCCCACTTATAAAGGAGTAACCGGAGAACAACTATATTCAAGAATGACCAGCATTTATAAATCACTTGGTTATGCCGAAGGCAAGGTACCGAACTGGCGCATCATCAGTGATCCCTTATCTATACGCAATACGGTGTTGACCGGCCCGGACAATGATGCCGAAACTGAAAAAGCTTTTACCAAAGTATCCGAAGAAGCAGGCAAGGTGCAACAAGCTATTTCTACTAAACGAGTATCTATCAATTTTAGATCCGGTGAATTTGAACTCGATGAGAATGCTAAATTTATAGTTGATCGCGAGATGGTAGATATAGCAAAAGCTTTTGCCAATTCACGTATTCGTGTCGAAGGCAATACTGATAATGTGGGTTCTTCACAGACAAATCAAATTTTGTCCCGTAAAAGAGCACAATCTGTAGTTGATTACCTGGTGGCAGTACATGGTATGAATCGTAATCGATTCGTTGTCGTTGGTAATGGACCTTCCAAGCCTGTAGGATCCAATGATACTGAAGACGGCAAAGCAAAAAACAGACGCACCGATTTTGAATTGATCGGAGAATAA
- a CDS encoding ABC transporter permease subunit: MKDWFKLRGDLEGSSKYIATAIGFVLTILLWWVLAEIFSKNRPIYPGEDNTTMELIDSTSNQSKVKLWDAGAKTDDAAAVRYEKVYPLLPRPDQTLLSFKALFTKDNLVGNTLHSCWLNLQGYFWAILLALPFGMFLSLFPVFKVMFARQVDAMRYLPLSALTGLFIIWFGLGDSMKIAFLAVGIIVYLVPVVMQRIKEVEDNMLQTSYTMGATAWQQIKKVYIPASLSHLIDDIRVLTAISWTYIIIAELLNKETGIGALIYTKARLGQTDRVFAILIVITLVGLFQDQLFQLIDKIINPHKYYKSRVDGLSDASIGFMAWVAAIIIGILAGMFPAVGIMKYGAWILGAAGTLFFVLGFFKINKANQ; encoded by the coding sequence ATGAAAGACTGGTTTAAATTGAGAGGTGATCTGGAAGGATCATCCAAATATATTGCGACAGCTATAGGTTTTGTATTGACCATTTTATTATGGTGGGTATTGGCAGAAATCTTTTCAAAAAACAGACCCATCTATCCTGGTGAAGACAATACTACGATGGAACTTATAGACTCAACCAGCAATCAATCTAAAGTAAAGCTTTGGGACGCCGGCGCTAAGACTGATGATGCTGCAGCAGTACGTTATGAAAAAGTCTATCCATTGCTACCAAGGCCTGATCAAACATTATTATCCTTCAAAGCTTTATTTACAAAAGACAACCTGGTGGGAAATACTTTACATTCTTGTTGGCTCAACCTCCAAGGATATTTTTGGGCTATACTGCTTGCTTTGCCCTTTGGTATGTTTTTATCACTATTCCCTGTTTTTAAAGTAATGTTTGCCAGGCAAGTCGATGCGATGAGATATTTGCCATTGTCTGCTCTAACCGGCTTATTTATTATATGGTTTGGTCTAGGCGACTCTATGAAAATTGCTTTCCTGGCAGTGGGTATCATCGTCTATCTTGTACCGGTAGTCATGCAACGAATCAAGGAGGTTGAAGACAATATGTTGCAAACCTCCTATACCATGGGGGCTACTGCCTGGCAACAGATCAAAAAAGTATATATTCCTGCTTCCCTATCGCACCTTATTGACGATATCAGGGTGCTGACGGCTATTTCGTGGACCTATATCATTATAGCAGAACTTTTAAATAAAGAGACAGGGATCGGAGCACTGATTTATACGAAAGCCAGGCTTGGACAGACTGATCGGGTTTTTGCTATCTTGATTGTGATTACCCTGGTCGGGCTTTTTCAGGACCAATTATTCCAATTAATTGACAAAATCATCAATCCTCACAAATATTATAAAAGCCGTGTTGATGGTCTGTCTGATGCCTCAATTGGCTTTATGGCCTGGGTTGCAGCTATCATTATCGGCATTTTGGCTGGTATGTTTCCTGCTGTAGGAATAATGAAATATGGTGCTTGGATCTTAGGTGCAGCAGGAACACTTTTTTTTGTGCTTGGTTTTTTCAAAATTAATAAAGCAAACCAATAG
- a CDS encoding biopolymer transporter ExbD — MALKKRNKISAEFSMASMTDMIFLLLIFFMLTSSIVSPNALNLKLPSSTSKTVAASTLTVSITPNGKYYLNGKEMAYSVLEKMVQVEVSKSGDPKNTTMTIVADKDATVNHLASVMELAHVLRINAILATESK; from the coding sequence ATGGCGCTTAAGAAAAGAAATAAAATCAGTGCAGAGTTTAGCATGGCATCCATGACGGATATGATATTCCTGTTGCTGATATTTTTTATGCTTACCTCAAGTATAGTGAGCCCTAATGCGCTCAACCTTAAACTTCCATCTTCTACTTCAAAGACGGTAGCGGCCTCGACTTTAACCGTGTCTATTACCCCAAATGGCAAATATTATCTCAACGGCAAGGAAATGGCTTATAGCGTTTTAGAGAAAATGGTGCAGGTAGAAGTAAGTAAAAGCGGAGACCCTAAAAATACTACGATGACGATTGTAGCAGATAAAGATGCTACCGTCAATCACCTTGCGAGTGTCATGGAGCTTGCCCATGTATTGAGGATCAATGCTATCCTGGCCACAGAATCGAAATGA
- a CDS encoding UbiX family flavin prenyltransferase — MKKLVIGISGSSGSIYAHRLIHKLENLRPQWARIGIVISSNALINWQIELNSAFNLPDGMELYQSGDFNAPFASGSARFETMIICPCSMGTMSRVATGISNDLMTRAADVMLKERRKLIIVPRETPLSLIHLRHMVSLTEGGAVILPAVPSFYHRPDTIQAVVDTVVDRILDHAGFEADILRWGD; from the coding sequence ATGAAAAAACTTGTAATTGGTATTTCAGGTTCTAGTGGGTCTATTTATGCTCATAGACTCATTCACAAGCTAGAAAATCTGAGACCCCAGTGGGCTCGCATAGGTATCGTGATCAGCAGCAATGCCCTCATCAACTGGCAGATTGAGCTCAATAGTGCTTTTAATCTACCTGATGGCATGGAACTATACCAATCTGGAGATTTTAATGCTCCTTTTGCTTCAGGTTCAGCCAGGTTTGAAACAATGATCATCTGCCCTTGTTCTATGGGGACGATGAGCAGGGTAGCTACAGGTATTTCTAATGATTTGATGACCAGAGCAGCAGATGTCATGCTCAAAGAACGCCGAAAACTGATCATAGTGCCCAGAGAAACCCCCCTCAGTCTTATTCACTTAAGACATATGGTCTCACTCACCGAAGGTGGCGCTGTGATACTGCCTGCGGTCCCTTCATTTTATCATCGCCCTGACACTATCCAGGCAGTGGTAGACACTGTGGTCGACAGAATATTGGACCACGCCGGATTCGAAGCGGATATTCTACGATGGGGAGATTAA
- a CDS encoding energy transducer TonB translates to MEIHLSDKERKDQQIARWTSIIVHTIIILLLFLPLLKFPIPPPGQEGILVSFGMPDQGQGDGKPMTQNEEKVDPTPPSKPTPPQPEEKEEVTKPTPAKAAEAAPPKTPDKKVITTEDPTTAALKKKQKEDAQKAADAEKAQKAADAATAKAAQDDARKKAAADAAQKKAEADAAAKEQADLENAKKQYGDVFGSGKGNTGKTGNQGDPNGDPNADNLKGISTGSGKVGGGLDGRGVKFEPQIQENSQKTGRVVVNVCVDGNGNVISAKYTQKGSTTTDATLRQIAEDSAKKFKFTASAIDQQCGTITIDFKVK, encoded by the coding sequence ATGGAAATCCATTTATCAGATAAAGAAAGAAAAGACCAGCAAATAGCCCGATGGACCAGCATCATCGTGCATACCATTATTATTTTGTTGCTGTTCTTACCTTTACTAAAATTTCCAATTCCACCTCCAGGTCAGGAAGGTATTCTCGTGAGTTTTGGAATGCCTGACCAGGGACAAGGCGATGGTAAACCCATGACGCAAAATGAAGAAAAAGTAGATCCTACACCACCTAGCAAGCCTACCCCCCCGCAACCTGAAGAAAAGGAAGAAGTGACTAAGCCGACACCGGCTAAAGCTGCCGAAGCTGCTCCTCCTAAAACACCTGATAAAAAAGTGATCACTACTGAAGACCCAACTACTGCAGCTTTGAAGAAAAAGCAAAAGGAAGATGCCCAAAAGGCTGCAGATGCTGAAAAAGCCCAAAAAGCCGCGGATGCAGCAACAGCCAAAGCGGCACAAGATGATGCCAGGAAAAAAGCTGCCGCGGATGCTGCGCAGAAAAAAGCTGAAGCAGACGCAGCGGCCAAAGAACAAGCTGATCTGGAAAATGCCAAAAAGCAGTATGGGGATGTATTTGGAAGTGGTAAAGGGAATACAGGCAAGACTGGCAATCAAGGGGACCCTAACGGAGATCCCAATGCAGACAACCTGAAAGGGATCAGCACAGGTAGTGGCAAAGTTGGCGGAGGCCTTGATGGACGAGGCGTAAAGTTTGAACCTCAGATCCAGGAAAACTCTCAAAAGACAGGAAGGGTTGTGGTCAATGTTTGTGTGGATGGTAATGGAAATGTGATCAGCGCAAAATATACTCAAAAGGGATCTACTACCACTGATGCCACTTTGCGCCAAATAGCGGAAGATAGTGCCAAAAAATTTAAGTTCACTGCCAGTGCTATCGATCAGCAGTGTGGTACCATCACCATTGATTTTAAAGTAAAATAA
- a CDS encoding acyl-CoA thioesterase, with amino-acid sequence MSKKEYTHSIHIRTRYSETDQMGFVYYGRFAEFYEIGRVETIRSLGMAYKQLEEELKVLMPVMSMQVRYLRPALYDQELEVKTSVRQVPEDAIIFFTEIYNESKQLINAATIKLCFLDAASKKRVPCPNKLQELIAHAIETPTAR; translated from the coding sequence ATGAGCAAAAAAGAATACACACATTCCATCCATATCAGGACAAGGTATAGTGAAACCGATCAGATGGGTTTTGTATATTATGGCCGCTTTGCTGAATTTTATGAGATAGGCCGGGTCGAAACCATTCGATCTTTGGGTATGGCCTACAAACAACTTGAAGAGGAACTAAAAGTACTCATGCCCGTGATGTCTATGCAGGTAAGGTACTTACGGCCAGCACTTTATGATCAGGAATTAGAGGTAAAAACCAGCGTAAGGCAAGTACCCGAGGATGCTATCATTTTTTTTACCGAGATTTACAATGAATCAAAACAGCTTATCAATGCAGCCACTATCAAACTGTGCTTTTTGGATGCAGCCTCAAAAAAAAGAGTGCCCTGTCCAAATAAACTGCAAGAACTAATAGCCCATGCAATCGAAACACCCACTGCAAGATAG